One part of the Gossypium raimondii isolate GPD5lz chromosome 1, ASM2569854v1, whole genome shotgun sequence genome encodes these proteins:
- the LOC105785989 gene encoding G2/mitotic-specific cyclin-2, with translation MRRSKENNPGSIAAPNDGQRMGGAKMVKDMEQNQRRALSSINQNIIGASLHHSGVVNKRELPGKDEICNKKSALEQRSDTRSLAVERVSNQHHFLEEAKNQSELTVKPGGLDDFETVDVEQCGEGNDVTLPMFVKHTEAVLDETDEMDIEMEDMENSIIDIDCSDSKDPLAVVEYVDDIYAYYKKTEVSSCVSPNYMDRQFDINEKMRAILIDWLIEVHYKFDLMEETLLLTINLIDRFLERCTVIRKKLQLVGMTAMLLACKYEEVSVPIVEDFVLISDKAYTRKDVLDMEKLMVNTLQFHMSVPTPYVFMRRFLKAAQSEKKLEFLSFFLIELCMVEYEMLKFQPSLLAAAAIYTAQCSLFRFKNWTKTSEWHTKYTEDQLLECSKLMVTYHQKAGSGKLKGVHRKYSSYKFGYAAKTEPALFLLDP, from the exons atgaGAAGATCAAAGGAGAACAATCCAGGTTCAATTGCAGCACCAAATG ATGGGCAGAGAATGGGTGGTGCCAAGATGGTAAAGGACATGGAACAAAATCAAAGAAGGGCACTGAGTAGCATCAATCAGAACATTATAGGAGCTTCACTCCACCACTCTGGTGTGGTTAATAAAAGAGAACTTCCAGG GAAAGATGAAATTTGCAATAAGAAATCAGCTCTGGAACAAAGATCAGACACTAG GAGTTTGGCTGTTGAAAGGGTTAGCAACCAGCATCACTTCCTAGAA GAAGCTAAGAACCAAAGTGAGTTGACAGTGAAGCCCGGTGGTCTAGACGATTTCGAAACCGTTGATGTGGAACAGTGTGGGGAGGGTAATGATGTTACACTCCCTATGTTTGTGAAACACACAGAGGCAGTCTTAGATGAAACTGATGAAATG GACATTGAAATGGAAGATATGGAGAACTCTATCATTGATATTGACTGCAGTGATTCAAAAGATCCACTTGCAGTTGTTGAGTATGTAGATGACATCTATGCTTACTACAAGAAAACTGAG GTTTCTTCCTGTGTTTCTCCAAATTACATGGACAGGCAATTTGACATCAATGAGAAGATGAGGGCCATCCTCATTGATTGGCTCATTGAG GTTCACTACAAATTTGATCTTATGGAAGAAACATTGCTCCTTACAATCAATCTCATAGACAGATTCTTAGAGCGTTGCACTGTGATCCGAAAGAAGCTTCAATTGGTTGGCATGACAGCCATGTTATTAGCATGCAAGTATGAGGAAGTTTCTGTCCCAATAGTGGAGGACTTTGTTCTGATTTCAGATAAAGCATATACCAGGAAGGATGTTCTAGATATG GAGAAATTAATGGTGAACACTTTACAATTCCACATGTCTGTGCCAACTCCATATGTTTTCATGAGGAGATTTCTCAAGGCAGCCCAATCTGAGAAAAAG CTTGAATTTCTCTCGTTCTTCCTGATTGAGTTGTGCatggttgaatatgaaatgcTCAAGTTTCAGCCATCTCTGCTAGCTGCTGCAGCAATTTACACAGCACAGTGCAGTCTTTTCCGGTTCAAGAACTGGACAAAGACCAGTGAGTGGCATACTAAATACACAGAAGATCAGCTGTT GGAATGTTCAAAGTTGATGGTTACTTACCATCAGAAAGCAGGATCCGGAAAACTCAAGGGAGTACATAGAAAGTATAGTTCATACAAGTTTGGATATGCAGCAAAAACTGAACCAGCACTATTTCTCCTAGATCCCTGA
- the LOC105785987 gene encoding ubiquinone biosynthesis O-methyltransferase, mitochondrial, whose protein sequence is MASSMFLAQRRWFLSLPRNLSNARFFSALPSEHPVSVSGPQNNVGPESNKFEKASSAPSSLKEPELAKFSAIADTWWDSEGPFKPLHKMNPTRLAFLRSTLCRHFRKDPLSARPFEGLRFIDVGCGGGILSEPLARMGATVTGIDAIEKNIKIARLHANLDPTTSTIEYCCTTAEKLVEEQRKFDAVIALEVIEHVADAAEFCKSLSALTAHEGATVVSTINRSMRSYATAIVAAEYLLQWLPKGTHQWSSFLTPEELTMILKRAGVDVKEMAGFVYNPLTGRWSLSDDISVNFIAYGTKEK, encoded by the exons ATGGCTTCTTCAATGTTCCTAGCCCAACGTCGGTGGTTCCTTTCCCTTCCAAGAAACCTTTCCAATGCTCGGTTCTTCTCTGCTTTACCTTCTGAACACCCTGTTTCTGTTTCTGGACCTCAAAACAATGTTGGCCCTGAATCTAACAAGTTCGAAAAGGCTTCTTCAGCTCCCTCTTCGTTGAAGGAACCTGAACTCGCCAAGTTCTCTGCAATTGCCGATACTTG GTGGGATTCTGAAGGACCATTTAAAccattgcataaaatgaatcctaCCAGGCTCGCTTTTTTACGCTCTACTCTTTGTCGACATTTCCG AAAGGATCCTCTCTCTGCTAGGCCCTTTGAAGGACTAAGGTTTATCGATGTCGGTTGCGGTGGTGGTATTCTGTCAGAG CCGCTGGCTCGAATGGGAGCAACTGTCACTGGAATTGATGCAATAGAGAAAAACATCAAGATTGCCCGTCTTCATGCt AATTTGGATCCAACAACTTCAACTATTGAATACTGTTGTACAACAGCAG AAAAGCTGGTTGAAGAGCAGAGAAAGTTTGACGCAGTGATTGCTTTAGAG GTGATTGAGCACGTAGCAGATGCTGCTGAATTCTGCAAGTCTCTCTCAGCATTAACTGCTCATGAAGGAGCAACTGTTGTTTCAACAATTAACCGCTCTATGAGATCATATGCAACTGCCATTGTTGCAGCAGAATACCTGCTACAGTGG CTACCTAAAGGTACACATCAATGGTCGAGTTTCCTGACCCCAGAAGAACTCACCATGATTCTAAAACGTGCAGGGGTTGAT GTGAAAGAGATGGCGGGATTTGTGTACAACCCTTTAACAGGGAGATGGTCACTATCGGATGATATTAGTGTAAATTTTATTGCTTATGGTACTAAGGAAAAGTAA
- the LOC105785988 gene encoding SEC1 family transport protein SLY1-like, whose amino-acid sequence MALNLRQKQTECIIRMLNLNQPVNSTGTANDEVYKILIYDKFCQNILSPLIHVKDLRKHGVTLYFLIDKDRKPVHDVPAVYFVQPNQSNIQRIVADASRSLYDSFHLNFSASIPRPLLEDLASGTLNSDSIHKISKVHDQYLEFVSLEDNLFSLSQKSTYVQLNDPSAGDKEIEDIIERIVSGLFCVLATLAVVPIIRYPRSGPAEMVALALDQKLRDHLLSKNNLFSESGSFASSFQRPILCMFDRNFELSAAIQHDFRYCPLVHDILRLKLNRLSVPGEKGRMKSYELDRSDPFWMANGSLEFPEVAVEIETQLNTYKKDVDEVNRTGGTAGAEFDGTDLIGNTKHLMKAVNSLPELTERKQVIDKHTNIATVLLGEIKERSLDSYVKKENDMMLRGGIYRNELLAVLKGKGTKMDKLRFAIMYIISSETINPAEAEAVEAAIVESEVNTSAFQYVKKIKTLNVSLASANSASRNNIVDWAEKLYGQSISAVTAGVKNLLSSDRQLALTRTVEALMEGKPNPEIDSYLVFDPRAPKSSSGTSSSHLKGPFKKLLCS is encoded by the exons ATGGCTCTCAATCTTCGCCAGAAACAAACAG AATGTATAATCCGAATGCTTAATCTGAATCAACCTGTGAATTCCACTGGAACTGCTAATGATGAGGTTTACAAGATTTTGATTTATGACAAATTTTGTCAGAATATACTGTCCCCTTTGATACATGTCAAGGATCTTCGAAAACACGGTGTTACACTATACTTCCTTATTGACAAAGATCGAAAACCTGTCCATGATGTACCAGCTGTCTACTTTGTTCAGCCTAATCAATCTAATATCCAGAGAATCGTAGCCGATGCTTCGCGTTCTCTCTATGATAGTTTCCATTTGAATTTCTCTGCGTCTATACCAAGGCCGCTTTTGGAGGATCTGGCTTCTGGGACTTTGAATTCAGATTCAATCCATAAGATTTCGAAGGTTCATGATCAGTATTTGGAATTCGTGTCATTGGAGGATAATTTGTTCTCATTGTCCCAGAAGTCTACGTATGTGCAATTGAATGATCCATCAGCAGGGGATAAAGAGATCGAGGATATTATAGAGAGGATTGTTAGtggattattttgtgttttggcTACACTGGCTGTGGTTCCCATAATAAGATACCCGCGCAGTGGACCGGCAGAGATGGTTGCTTTGGCATTGGATCAGAAGTTGAGGGATCATTTGTTGTCAAAGAACAATTTGTTTTCTGAAAGTGGGAGTTTTGCGAGCTCATTTCAGCGTCCGATTTTGTGTATGTTTGATAGGAACTTCGAGTTGTCGGCTGCCATACAACATGATTTTAGGTACTGCCCACTTGTACATGATATTCTTAGATTGAAGCTTAATAGGTTGAGTGTGCCAGGAGAGAAAGGTAGAATGAAATCATACGAGCTGGATAGGTCAGACCCATTTTGGATGGCGAATGGATCATTGGAATTCCCTGAAGTTGCTGTTGAGATTGAAACCCAGTTGAACACATATAAGAAAGATGTTGATGAGGTGAATAGAACTGGTGGGACTGCAGGAGCAGAGTTTGACGGGACAGACTTGATTGGGAACACGAAGCACTTAATGAAAGCAGTGAACTCCCTGCCTGAACTGACCGAACGGAAGCAGGTCATTGATAAACACACAAACATTGCAACAGTGCTCTTGGGTGAAATAAAGGAGAGATCTCTTGACTCTTATGTAAAGAAGGAGAATGATATGATGCTGAGAGGTGGCATTTACCGAAATGAGTTGCTGGCTGTACTTAAGGGAAAAGGTACCAAGATGGATAAGCTGCGTTTTGCTATAATGTATATTATCTCTTCCGAAACCATTAATCCAGCAGAAGCAGAAGCAGTGGAAGCAGCAATAGTAGAATCTGAGGTTAATACAAGTGCATTTCAGTATGTAAAGAAGATCAAGACATTGAATGTTTCATTGGCGTCTGCAAATTCTGCTAGTAGAAATAACATTGTTGATTGGGCTGAGAAGCTCTATGGCCAGTCAATTAGTGCTGTCACGGCAGGTGTGAAGAACCTATTATCTAGTGATAGACAGTTGGCTTTGACCAGGACTGTGGAAGCATTGATGGAGGGGAAACCAAACCCTGAAATTGATTCTTACCTTGTATTTGATCCTCGTGCCCCTAAATCGAGCTCTGGAACTAGTAGTAGCCATCTGAAAGGACCCTTTAAAAAGCTATTGTGTTCATGA